CACCCTGGAGATACTCATTGGTCAGCACTACACATTAACAGAACTTCCAACGGTTGCTGCAGACAGTACAAGTGACATAAGTTGTCATAGGTTCATCAGCACTACGAGTCTGCATTTGGTAATAGGTGCATTTCCTTTGACCACATCTCCCACACTTGAATTGATCTGTCGTAGCTTTTGGTGGACCTCCACGTTCACATTCAAACAATGCCTTCTCATAGATCTTCTCGTTCTCTTTCTTCCTCTGCTCACTAGCCATGTCAGCCGTGCTCATATTGATTAACCGTTCTGGCTCAATATAGCCGAGTAGAACTTTTCTCCGAAAATCTGGGTTGTTTTGATCCTTCAAGTTAAACATCAGGGACCTATACTTGACCTTTTGCGCACCATTTGAAGGGCCCCACTTTTCAAAGAGCACAGACTCGACTTTCACAGCAACACGAATAGGATCACAGGCATTTACTTCATCCACCATATCCTCCTCAGCCTCTCCTGAAACCTTGGATAAAGCCTCATGGAGAAGATCCCGTATTTTGTCTCTCATCGCATCATTAGATTTAATCATAGTCTTCAGCTTTGGGGTAACAGGTGAGCTTGTTGACATTTTCTTTGTTCCAGAAACTTGCATCTCTTCCTTGACTATCTTTTCCACCTTGACATTTGCAGCAccattatttttttcaattttgccATCCACATGGTGTACCTTTGCTGAGATTGGCCTTGATGTACCATTTTCAACCTTCTCAACCTTCACAGAAGAACTCTTCTGCATTTTTCCAGATTTAGCTCTATCACCATTTGCCGAGTCTTTGTTATCAGATCCCCCATTCTTTATTCTGCCTGTTTCGGTTAATATTATGTCTTTCCATATCTCAATTAGGTCATGAGCAAATGCCCGAATTTTCTGCCTTGGATGCTTTGTGATATGTTTAAGATGTTTGCCAACCTGAAAATTGgtgcacaaaaaaaaaagaaaaaaaatgaagtcAAACCTCAACTTTAAGTTATACAGCAAAAGCCAAGGAAGCAATTCAAATTTGAGGTTGCACCTAAAAAGCCAAAAGAGAATAAGGATAAAAGGGGTAGAGACACAAGGGTAGTCACTCGTCACTCAAGAAATGAGCTTTATATGAAAAACATGTTTAAGCCCATCATTAATTTTATTCTCTCTCAATTGAATGAGATACCAAACTGAACCCTGAAGTCATCATTATGCCATCACATGTCAAGTTTACACCACAACTTGGAAACAGATAAGCCTGCAATGTAAGCTTCAGCTTCACACTCAGAACTAAACTCTAAAATAACAATATCTTTTGTTATGTTTTCCTCACTTTCTGGTCGTTTCTACTGCATTTTGGATCACCTGTATTCTAGAAACAGTGAGACAAAACAGGAGTGTTCCTCATACTGCCAGACCTACACCCCTTAAAAGGCCATACTATCAGAAAAATGTCATTGTCACCTCCAAATAGACCAATACCCACACTTATttgatctttgaaaaaaaaaaaaaacaccccGCTAACATCAACAAGGCGCTTTTGTTGAACAATTGGCATAAGAATAATGTACCTACTTACTAGCCAAAGATACAGTGCAAATCAGAAAGCTACCTAGGCTTAGAGAGGAAACTAATGGATCCTGAGTTAACCTAGTCACTGGGTGAATCAGATAGCACAATAAACAAAAAGTGAAAGGGAATACTCGAGAACCAAGTCACTCAAAAATCTTGTTTTTCAATCGCAGTACCCTCCTGAAACCACAATTTCGCTATAGCAAAACAGATATCAAACAACTTTAGTCTGCCATTCACCCTCTACCCCTTAAAACTTAACAATTCGAATTCAGTTCCAAAATCACGAGGGGGGAAAAATGGATCAGCCTCAATCCATCGAAATAATGAAAACAATGATGTGGCATGACAACAAAATGCATAGAAAGACAAAACTTTGGGGACCTGGGTGCTGACGAGAATCTTGTAATTGACGGGGAATTTCTTGAGCTGATTGAGGGCATCGATACATCGGGACTCTTCGTGAGGGCCAGCGTCTTCGCAGCTGGCGGCATCGGCGGCCTTCTTGGCTGCATCGTAGAGCTCGATTAGCTCCTTCTCCATAACACCTAATTCAATCCAAATTAGGGTTCCTCCCTCAACCCCCGTAAACCTATCGGATCAAAACAGCCCCCGTAGAggaattaacaaaattaatatttatgaaaaaaattgttGGAAACCTAGAGATACATTAAGAGTGAGAGACATTAGCTGAGAAAAAGAACTACTCACGAGAAGAAGAACGGTTGTGTTGGTGGCGCGGCTGCTGCTGCTGTTATAATATTTTGGCAGTTGAAAGGAGGAAAAGAACGAAACACTCGGCCAAGGGTCACATATATAATGATACAAACTAGCTGCTGTGATCATTCACTCATCCAAATCCAACGGTTCAGGATCAGTCTGAAGCGTATATCAGTGGAACATTCTGGATCCGGTTTTTTTGTGATGAAGTTTTTAGTTTTTACCCTTACTTCTCaaaagatatataaataaaatttacaaGGCAAAT
This sequence is a window from Arachis stenosperma cultivar V10309 chromosome 10, arast.V10309.gnm1.PFL2, whole genome shotgun sequence. Protein-coding genes within it:
- the LOC130955639 gene encoding transcription elongation factor TFIIS, whose translation is MEKELIELYDAAKKAADAASCEDAGPHEESRCIDALNQLKKFPVNYKILVSTQVGKHLKHITKHPRQKIRAFAHDLIEIWKDIILTETGRIKNGGSDNKDSANGDRAKSGKMQKSSSVKVEKVENGTSRPISAKVHHVDGKIEKNNGAANVKVEKIVKEEMQVSGTKKMSTSSPVTPKLKTMIKSNDAMRDKIRDLLHEALSKVSGEAEEDMVDEVNACDPIRVAVKVESVLFEKWGPSNGAQKVKYRSLMFNLKDQNNPDFRRKVLLGYIEPERLINMSTADMASEQRKKENEKIYEKALFECERGGPPKATTDQFKCGRCGQRKCTYYQMQTRSADEPMTTYVTCTVCSNRWKFC